The Desulfohalovibrio reitneri genome contains a region encoding:
- a CDS encoding V-type ATP synthase subunit A yields the protein MSENAGRLVGVNGNMLTVAFEHPVIQNEVAFAQVGEERLKSEVIRVRGRYADLQVFEDTKGLRVGDRVEFTNELLSVELGPGLLSQVFDGLQNPLPRLAEESGFFLRRGLYLNALDTEAKWPFTPTAREGSELRAGDFLGWVPEGMFEHKIMVPFDLPGKLAVEWLAEAGDYAITEPIATLRDEKGREHQAKMLRMWPIKIPIRAYAERLRPTEPLVTKVRIIDTFCPVARGGVYCTPGPFGAGKTVLQQITSRHAEVDVVIIAACGERAGEVVETIREFPELTDPRTGKSLMERTLIICNTSSMPVAAREASVYTAVTIAEYYRQMGLNVLLLADSTSRWAQALREMSGRLEEIPGEEAFPAYLESVIASFYERGGVVRLRDGSLGSVTIGGTVSPAGGNFEEPVTQATLKVVGAFHGLSRARSDARRYPALDPLDSWSKYAPVVDPDKVATGDRFLRQSNEVGQMMKVVGEEGTSMEDFLIHLKGEYLDAVYLQQDAYHEVDGASPAERQRYVFDRLHSILTTDMEFSDKNEARAFFQRLTQATRDWNRAPFESDDFKDLERKVEDMVAEVASYA from the coding sequence ATGAGCGAGAACGCGGGCCGGCTGGTCGGAGTCAACGGCAACATGCTGACCGTGGCCTTCGAGCATCCCGTCATCCAGAACGAGGTGGCCTTCGCCCAAGTGGGCGAGGAACGGCTCAAGTCCGAGGTCATCCGCGTGCGAGGCCGCTACGCCGACCTGCAGGTGTTCGAGGACACCAAGGGGCTGCGGGTGGGCGACCGCGTGGAGTTCACCAACGAGCTGCTCTCCGTGGAGCTGGGCCCGGGCCTTTTGTCCCAGGTATTCGACGGCCTGCAGAATCCCCTGCCCCGGCTGGCCGAGGAATCCGGCTTTTTCCTGCGGCGCGGTCTGTACCTGAACGCCCTGGACACCGAAGCCAAGTGGCCCTTCACCCCCACGGCCCGGGAAGGAAGCGAGCTCCGCGCAGGGGATTTCCTGGGCTGGGTGCCCGAGGGCATGTTCGAGCACAAGATCATGGTGCCCTTCGACCTGCCTGGCAAGCTGGCCGTGGAGTGGTTGGCCGAAGCGGGCGACTACGCCATCACCGAGCCCATCGCCACCCTGCGCGACGAGAAGGGCCGGGAGCACCAGGCCAAAATGCTGCGGATGTGGCCCATCAAGATTCCCATCCGCGCCTACGCCGAGCGGCTGCGGCCCACCGAGCCGCTGGTGACCAAGGTGCGCATCATCGACACTTTCTGCCCGGTGGCCCGGGGCGGGGTGTACTGCACCCCCGGCCCCTTCGGCGCGGGCAAGACCGTGTTGCAGCAGATCACCTCCCGCCACGCCGAGGTGGACGTGGTCATCATCGCCGCCTGCGGCGAGCGCGCTGGCGAGGTGGTGGAGACCATCCGCGAGTTCCCCGAGCTGACCGACCCGCGCACCGGCAAGAGCCTCATGGAGCGCACCCTCATCATCTGCAACACCTCCTCCATGCCCGTGGCCGCGCGCGAGGCCAGCGTGTACACCGCCGTGACCATCGCCGAGTACTACCGGCAGATGGGGCTCAACGTCCTGCTGCTGGCCGACTCCACCTCCCGCTGGGCCCAGGCCCTGCGCGAGATGAGCGGACGGCTGGAGGAAATCCCCGGCGAAGAGGCCTTCCCCGCCTACCTGGAGTCGGTCATCGCCTCCTTCTACGAGCGCGGCGGCGTGGTCCGGCTACGCGACGGCTCGCTGGGCTCGGTGACCATCGGCGGCACGGTGTCGCCCGCGGGCGGCAACTTCGAGGAGCCGGTCACCCAGGCCACCCTGAAGGTGGTGGGGGCCTTCCACGGCCTCTCCCGCGCCCGCTCCGACGCCCGCCGCTACCCCGCCCTGGATCCCCTGGACAGCTGGTCCAAGTACGCCCCGGTGGTGGACCCGGACAAGGTGGCCACCGGCGACCGCTTTCTGCGCCAGTCCAACGAGGTGGGCCAGATGATGAAGGTGGTCGGCGAGGAGGGCACCTCCATGGAGGATTTCCTCATCCACCTCAAGGGCGAGTACCTGGACGCGGTCTACCTGCAGCAGGACGCCTATCACGAGGTGGACGGCGCCTCCCCCGCCGAACGGCAGCGCTACGTCTTCGACCGCCTGCACTCCATCCTGACCACGGACATGGAGTTCTCCGACAAGAACGAGGCGCGGGCCTTCTTCCAGCGGCTGACCCAGGCCACCCGCGACTGGAACCGCGCCCCCTTCGAGTCGGACGACTTCAAGGACCTGGAGCGAAAAGTGGAGGACATGGTCGCGGAGGTGGCCAGCTATGCGTAG
- a CDS encoding V-type ATP synthase subunit B: MRRVYHRIEQIAGNVVIVEATNVAYNELARVTSTRGTSLAQVIRLEGDRVYLQIFAGSRGVATDSKVQFLGEGMRTAFSHNLLGRVFDGAGRPRDRGPEIRENPTPIGGPSVNPVRRVIPRNMVRTGIPMIDIFNTLVESQKLPIFSVAGEPYNQLLARIALQAEVDVIILGGMGLKHDDYLFFRDHLEEHGALSRSVMYVHTAAEPTVEALLVPDISLAVAEKFALEGKRVLALLTDMTNYADAMKEIAITMEQIPSNRGYPGDLYSQLASRYEKAVDFEGAGSITILAVTTMPGDDVTHPVPDNTGYITEGQFYLRGGRIEPFGSLSRLKQQVNADTRSDHRTIMNVMIQLYASYKEALEKQSMGFRTTDWDRKLLKYGRRFEDEMMDLSVNLPLERALDLGWKILGDCFLPEETGIPSSLIEEYWPREREAATRDEEPAETAEEGA, from the coding sequence ATGCGTAGGGTCTATCACCGCATTGAGCAGATCGCCGGCAACGTGGTCATCGTGGAGGCCACCAACGTGGCCTACAACGAGCTGGCCAGGGTGACATCCACCCGGGGCACCTCCCTGGCCCAGGTCATCCGGCTGGAGGGCGACCGCGTCTACCTGCAGATATTCGCCGGGTCGCGCGGCGTGGCCACCGACTCCAAGGTGCAGTTCCTGGGCGAGGGCATGCGCACCGCCTTCTCCCACAACCTGCTGGGCCGGGTGTTCGACGGCGCGGGGCGCCCCCGCGACCGGGGCCCGGAAATCCGCGAGAACCCCACCCCTATCGGCGGTCCGTCGGTCAATCCGGTGCGGCGCGTCATCCCCCGCAACATGGTGCGCACCGGCATCCCCATGATCGACATCTTCAACACCCTGGTGGAATCGCAGAAGCTGCCCATCTTCTCGGTGGCGGGCGAGCCGTACAACCAGCTCCTGGCCCGCATCGCCCTGCAGGCCGAGGTGGACGTCATCATCCTGGGCGGCATGGGGCTAAAGCACGACGACTACCTCTTCTTCCGCGACCACCTGGAGGAGCACGGAGCGCTGTCCCGCTCGGTGATGTACGTGCACACCGCGGCCGAACCCACGGTGGAGGCCCTGCTGGTGCCGGACATATCCCTGGCCGTGGCCGAAAAGTTCGCCCTGGAGGGCAAGCGGGTGCTGGCCCTGCTCACGGACATGACCAACTACGCCGACGCCATGAAGGAGATCGCCATCACCATGGAGCAGATCCCCTCCAACCGGGGCTACCCCGGCGACCTCTACTCCCAGCTGGCCTCCCGCTACGAGAAGGCCGTGGACTTCGAGGGCGCGGGCTCCATCACCATCCTGGCGGTCACCACCATGCCCGGCGACGACGTCACCCATCCGGTGCCGGACAACACCGGCTACATCACCGAAGGGCAGTTCTACCTGCGCGGCGGCCGCATCGAGCCCTTCGGCTCGCTGTCGCGCCTCAAGCAGCAGGTCAACGCGGACACCCGCTCCGACCACCGCACCATCATGAACGTCATGATCCAGCTCTACGCCTCCTACAAGGAAGCGCTGGAGAAGCAGTCCATGGGCTTCCGCACCACGGACTGGGACCGCAAGCTGCTCAAGTACGGCCGCCGTTTCGAGGACGAGATGATGGACCTCTCGGTGAATCTTCCCCTGGAGCGCGCCCTGGATCTGGGTTGGAAAATCCTTGGCGACTGCTTCCTGCCCGAGGAGACCGGCATCCCCTCCTCCCTCATCGAGGAATACTGGCCGCGCGAACGCGAGGCCGCCACGCGGGATGAGGAACCGGCGGAGACGGCGGAGGAGGGGGCCTAG
- a CDS encoding V-type ATP synthase subunit D, which produces MAKIKFTKNELKNQRDALARYRRFLPTLQLKKQSLQNEVRNLRRIMEEKEKEERGALERMDSWVRLFSEDFDFTPFVRPERVETGRGNIVGVRIPLLKEVRFPEAHPDYRETPAWVDEGVRTLRHLITLRLERMTLERQYELLNEELTTTTQRVNLFEKVKIPECLENIRRINIFLGDEQTAAVARSKIAKAKMRERETAS; this is translated from the coding sequence ATGGCCAAGATCAAGTTCACCAAGAACGAACTGAAGAACCAGCGCGACGCCCTGGCTCGCTACCGCCGGTTCCTGCCCACGCTGCAGCTCAAGAAGCAGTCGTTGCAGAACGAGGTGCGCAACCTCCGCCGCATCATGGAAGAAAAGGAGAAGGAGGAGCGAGGCGCGCTGGAGCGCATGGACTCCTGGGTACGTCTCTTCTCCGAGGATTTCGACTTCACCCCCTTCGTCCGGCCGGAGCGGGTGGAAACCGGCCGTGGCAACATCGTGGGCGTGCGCATCCCCCTCCTCAAAGAGGTCCGCTTCCCCGAAGCCCACCCCGACTACCGAGAAACCCCGGCCTGGGTGGACGAAGGCGTGCGCACCCTGCGCCACCTCATCACCCTGCGCCTGGAGCGCATGACCCTTGAGCGGCAGTACGAGTTGCTGAACGAGGAGTTGACCACCACCACCCAGCGGGTGAACCTTTTCGAGAAGGTCAAGATTCCCGAGTGCCTGGAAAACATCCGGCGCATCAACATCTTCCTGGGCGACGAGCAGACCGCGGCCGTTGCCCGCTCCAAGATCGCCAAGGCCAAAATGCGCGAAAGGGAGACCGCCTCGTGA